The proteins below come from a single Psychrobacter sp. PL19 genomic window:
- the rplV gene encoding 50S ribosomal protein L22: protein MEVTAKLRGAAISAQKVRLVADEVRGKSIERALDILTYSNKKGAVFVKKCLNSAIANAEHNHGLDIDDLKVGTIYVDEGITLKRILPRAKGRADRISKRTCHITIKVGE from the coding sequence ATGGAAGTAACTGCAAAATTACGCGGTGCCGCCATATCGGCACAAAAAGTTAGACTCGTTGCTGATGAAGTTCGTGGCAAATCTATTGAACGTGCTTTGGATATCCTGACGTATAGCAATAAAAAAGGTGCTGTGTTTGTTAAGAAATGTCTTAACTCAGCCATCGCCAATGCCGAACATAATCACGGCTTAGATATTGACGACCTGAAAGTCGGCACTATCTACGTTGATGAAGGCATTACGCTAAAGCGTATCCTACCACGTGCTAAAGGTCGCGCTGATCGTATCAGCAAGCGTACCTGTCACATCACTATAAAGGTAGGAGAATAA
- the rpsS gene encoding 30S ribosomal protein S19: protein MPRSLKKGPFIDAHLFAKVETALETNSRKPIKTWSRRSMILPQMVGLTLSVHNGRTHVPVIVSEQMVGHKLGEFAPTRTYRGHGIDRKAKK, encoded by the coding sequence ATGCCTCGTTCATTGAAAAAAGGTCCATTCATAGACGCGCACTTGTTTGCCAAAGTTGAGACTGCATTAGAAACCAACTCACGCAAACCCATTAAAACTTGGTCGCGCCGTTCTATGATTCTGCCACAAATGGTTGGCCTAACCTTGTCTGTTCACAACGGCCGTACTCATGTACCGGTTATCGTGAGCGAACAGATGGTTGGTCATAAACTAGGTGAATTTGCCCCGACTCGTACGTATCGTGGTCATGGCATTGACAGAAAAGCTAAGAAATAA
- the rplB gene encoding 50S ribosomal protein L2, which yields MPIVKAKPTSPGRRFVEKVVHPHLYKGRPFAALLESKSKSGGRNNNGRITTRHIGGGHKQHYRIIDFKRTKDNIPATVERIEYDPNRTAHIALLKYADGERRYIIAAKKQAVGDTVLSGETSPIRPGNCLPLKNIPLGTVIHNIELKIGKGAQMARAAGTSVQLLGRDGVYAILRLRSGETRRVHVNCRAVIGEVSNTENNLKSLGKAGASRWRGIRPSVRGVAMNPVDHPHGGGEGRNKGRHPTSPWGQKSKGLKTRHNKRTDSMIIRRAKKK from the coding sequence ATGCCTATCGTAAAAGCGAAGCCAACATCACCAGGCCGCCGTTTTGTTGAAAAAGTGGTGCATCCACACCTTTATAAAGGTCGTCCGTTTGCAGCGCTTCTAGAATCAAAAAGCAAGTCAGGTGGTCGTAATAATAATGGCCGCATTACTACTCGTCATATTGGCGGTGGTCATAAACAACATTACCGTATTATTGACTTCAAACGTACCAAAGACAATATTCCAGCAACGGTAGAGCGTATTGAATACGATCCTAACCGTACTGCACATATTGCCTTGCTTAAGTATGCTGATGGTGAGCGTCGCTACATCATCGCTGCTAAAAAACAAGCCGTTGGTGATACCGTGCTATCAGGTGAAACGTCTCCAATTCGCCCAGGTAACTGTCTACCGCTTAAAAATATCCCATTGGGTACTGTGATCCATAATATCGAGCTTAAAATCGGTAAAGGCGCACAGATGGCTCGCGCAGCGGGAACAAGCGTTCAGTTACTAGGTCGTGACGGTGTTTATGCGATTCTTCGCCTGCGTTCAGGTGAGACTCGTCGTGTACACGTTAACTGCCGTGCCGTTATTGGTGAAGTCTCTAATACTGAAAACAACTTGAAATCACTTGGTAAAGCGGGTGCTTCACGTTGGCGTGGTATTCGTCCTTCCGTTCGCGGTGTGGCGATGAACCCTGTTGATCACCCACATGGTGGTGGTGAAGGTCGTAATAAAGGTCGCCATCCAACCAGCCCTTGGGGTCAGAAGTCTAAAGGACTTAAAACGCGTCATAATAAGCGTACTGACAGTATGATCATCCGTCGCGCCAAGAAGAAATAA
- the rplW gene encoding 50S ribosomal protein L23, whose translation MNNARLYQVLRGPVFSEKSQMLGDSLGVQVFKIDSNATKLEVKKAVELMFEGVEVLKVNTLNVKGKTKRFGKNIGRRNDYKKAYVTLKAGHDVQMADAGEEVAATTSTSETANNE comes from the coding sequence ATGAATAACGCAAGACTTTATCAGGTCTTAAGAGGGCCTGTATTCTCAGAAAAATCTCAAATGCTTGGTGACTCACTTGGCGTTCAGGTATTTAAAATTGATTCTAATGCTACCAAGCTTGAAGTCAAAAAAGCAGTTGAGCTAATGTTTGAAGGTGTTGAAGTTTTAAAAGTAAACACTTTGAATGTTAAAGGTAAGACAAAGCGTTTTGGTAAAAACATCGGCCGTCGTAATGACTACAAAAAAGCCTATGTCACCTTAAAAGCTGGTCACGATGTACAAATGGCTGATGCTGGTGAGGAAGTAGCTGCTACTACCTCTACTAGTGAAACAGCGAACAACGAATAA
- the rplD gene encoding 50S ribosomal protein L4: MDLKTVTGAAVELSDTAFGREFNEALVHQVVTAYLAGARQGTRAQKTRAEVSGGGIKPWRQKGTGRARAGSIRSPIWRGGGRTFAAKPQDWSQKVNRKMYRGAMQCILAELIRQERLILVEELSVSGPKTKELIAKLNELNASRALIVTKEVDENLYLAARNIPNVNVLGTNEVDPVSLIAYDKVIMTVEAAKQFEEALA, encoded by the coding sequence GTGGATTTAAAAACAGTTACAGGTGCGGCGGTTGAGCTTTCTGATACGGCTTTTGGTCGTGAATTCAACGAAGCATTAGTGCATCAAGTCGTCACCGCATATCTTGCTGGTGCTCGCCAAGGTACACGTGCACAGAAAACCCGTGCCGAAGTTTCTGGCGGTGGTATTAAGCCATGGCGTCAAAAAGGTACTGGTCGCGCTCGTGCAGGCTCTATTCGTAGCCCAATCTGGCGTGGTGGTGGTCGTACATTCGCCGCCAAACCACAAGATTGGTCACAGAAAGTCAACCGCAAAATGTATCGCGGTGCTATGCAGTGCATCCTAGCCGAATTAATACGTCAAGAGCGTTTAATTTTGGTTGAAGAGCTGAGCGTTTCTGGACCTAAGACCAAAGAGCTGATCGCAAAGTTAAATGAGTTAAATGCATCTCGTGCATTAATCGTCACCAAAGAAGTTGACGAAAACTTATATTTAGCAGCGCGCAATATTCCAAACGTCAATGTACTTGGTACAAACGAAGTGGATCCAGTGAGCTTGATCGCGTATGACAAAGTGATCATGACAGTCGAAGCTGCGAAACAATTTGAGGAAGCACTAGCATGA
- the rplC gene encoding 50S ribosomal protein L3: MAIGLVGKKCGMTRVFTATGDSIPVTVVEIDANRITQVKNTDIDGYQAIQITTGTRRDSRVTAAQKGHFAKAGVKAGRGVWEFRANDSDLEGREIGGEILADLFEEGQMVDVTGNSKGKGFQGGVKRHNFSMQDATHGNSVSHRAIGSTGQNQSPGKVFKGKKMPGQMGNKRVTVQGLEVVSVDAEKGLLVIKGAIPGATGGDVIVRPSVKA; encoded by the coding sequence ATGGCGATTGGTTTAGTCGGTAAAAAATGCGGCATGACCCGTGTCTTCACTGCAACAGGTGATTCTATCCCTGTGACAGTGGTTGAGATCGATGCAAACCGCATCACTCAAGTAAAAAATACTGATATAGATGGCTATCAAGCTATTCAAATTACCACAGGTACTCGTCGTGACAGCCGCGTAACAGCCGCACAAAAAGGTCACTTCGCAAAAGCTGGCGTTAAAGCCGGTCGTGGTGTTTGGGAATTTCGTGCTAATGACAGCGATCTTGAAGGTCGTGAAATTGGTGGTGAAATCCTAGCTGACCTATTTGAAGAAGGTCAGATGGTTGATGTCACAGGAAATAGTAAAGGTAAAGGCTTTCAAGGCGGCGTAAAGCGTCACAACTTTAGCATGCAAGATGCCACCCATGGTAACTCAGTATCTCACCGTGCCATTGGCTCAACTGGTCAAAACCAGTCACCAGGTAAGGTATTTAAAGGTAAGAAGATGCCAGGTCAAATGGGTAACAAGCGTGTTACAGTTCAAGGCCTAGAAGTGGTTTCGGTTGATGCCGAAAAAGGATTACTTGTCATCAAGGGTGCTATCCCAGGTGCCACCGGTGGCGATGTCATCGTACGTCCGTCAGTCAAAGCCTAA
- the rpsJ gene encoding 30S ribosomal protein S10: MANQRIRIRLKSFDHRLIDQSAQEIVDTAKRTGAQVCGPVPLPTRIERFNVLTSPHVNKDARDQYEIRTHKRMVDIVQPTDKTVDALMKLDLAAGVDVQIALG, translated from the coding sequence ATGGCTAACCAGAGAATCCGTATCCGTCTCAAGTCTTTTGATCATCGTCTGATTGATCAATCTGCACAAGAGATCGTTGATACTGCAAAGCGCACCGGTGCGCAAGTTTGTGGTCCTGTACCGTTGCCGACTCGTATTGAGCGTTTCAACGTTCTAACCTCGCCACACGTCAATAAAGATGCTCGTGACCAGTACGAAATCCGTACTCACAAGCGTATGGTTGATATTGTTCAGCCTACTGACAAAACTGTGGACGCGTTAATGAAGTTAGACTTAGCGGCGGGCGTAGACGTTCAGATTGCTTTGGGTTAA
- a CDS encoding Rne/Rng family ribonuclease, translating into MSEELLINISPMESRVAVLDNGVLGEIYIERHHKLGLVGNIYLGTVVRVLPGMQAAFVDIGQSRTAFLHVNDMQRAPRQPVAATNKSEDKTDKNAITDNDENNAAIPATNLAVTPPVVSPQSTTIVPTASKLLIQHRLHESQRILVQVTKDQLGSKGARLTTNVSLPSRYLVYLPSSDHIGISQRIDSEEERTRLKTELTSLMQTVNLQGGLIARTAAERVPVDKLEEDVYYLLQLWRTIRARKQEMKHNQSSELIYQELSLPLRSIRDLVHEGTEKVIIDNAQIYEKVRTFAKEFVPFVYDRIVHYTAEQALFDVHRVEEDLRDALKRRVDLKSGGYLIIDQTEAMTTIDVNTGSFVGGRSLEDTVYKTNLEATHAIARQLRLRNLGGIIILDFIDMLEQQHKDDVLESLQSQLTQDYAKSNITQVSELGLVEMTRKRTRESLGQQLCEPCSTCQGRGFVKTAETVCFEIFREIMRCARTYNSPKKFTVVAHAAVIDLLLTSEADTVADLEYLLGRVITFDVENLYTQEQYDIVLD; encoded by the coding sequence ATGTCTGAAGAGCTGCTGATCAATATCAGTCCAATGGAATCCCGTGTCGCAGTTTTAGATAATGGTGTGCTGGGTGAAATTTATATTGAACGCCATCATAAGCTAGGCTTAGTTGGCAATATTTATTTGGGCACGGTAGTACGCGTCCTGCCAGGAATGCAAGCTGCCTTTGTCGATATTGGCCAATCACGGACGGCATTTTTGCATGTTAATGATATGCAGCGAGCGCCACGTCAACCAGTAGCGGCCACTAATAAATCTGAAGATAAGACTGATAAAAACGCCATTACTGACAACGATGAGAACAATGCTGCCATACCTGCTACTAATTTGGCAGTGACGCCGCCAGTGGTCAGCCCGCAAAGCACCACTATAGTACCCACCGCCAGCAAACTTCTGATTCAACATCGCCTGCACGAAAGCCAACGTATTTTAGTACAAGTGACCAAGGACCAGTTGGGCAGTAAAGGCGCACGTCTGACTACCAATGTTTCCTTACCTTCACGCTATCTGGTTTATTTGCCTTCTAGTGATCATATCGGTATTTCCCAACGTATTGATAGCGAAGAAGAGCGCACGCGTCTAAAGACCGAACTTACTAGCCTGATGCAAACGGTTAACCTGCAAGGTGGTCTTATCGCCCGCACTGCTGCTGAGCGTGTACCAGTAGATAAGTTAGAGGAAGATGTTTATTATTTATTGCAATTGTGGCGTACTATTCGCGCGCGCAAGCAGGAAATGAAACACAATCAAAGCTCAGAGTTAATCTATCAAGAGCTTTCCTTGCCGCTACGATCTATTCGCGACCTAGTACATGAGGGCACCGAAAAGGTCATTATCGATAACGCTCAGATATATGAGAAAGTCAGGACTTTTGCCAAAGAATTCGTACCTTTCGTTTATGATCGTATCGTTCACTATACCGCTGAGCAGGCGTTATTTGATGTGCACCGAGTTGAAGAAGACTTGCGGGATGCGCTAAAACGCCGCGTTGATCTGAAGTCTGGTGGCTATCTGATTATCGATCAAACTGAAGCCATGACTACCATTGATGTCAATACTGGCTCTTTCGTCGGTGGTCGCTCATTAGAAGATACCGTTTATAAGACTAATCTAGAGGCCACTCATGCTATAGCACGGCAGCTGCGCTTGCGCAATTTAGGCGGTATTATAATCCTAGATTTTATCGACATGCTTGAGCAGCAGCATAAAGACGATGTACTCGAGAGCTTACAGTCTCAGCTAACGCAAGACTATGCTAAAAGTAATATCACTCAAGTTAGTGAGTTGGGCTTGGTAGAAATGACTCGCAAACGTACTCGAGAGTCGCTAGGGCAGCAATTGTGCGAGCCGTGTTCAACCTGTCAAGGTCGCGGTTTTGTCAAAACGGCTGAGACTGTTTGCTTTGAGATTTTTCGCGAAATCATGCGCTGCGCCCGTACTTACAATTCACCCAAGAAGTTCACTGTGGTCGCGCATGCGGCGGTTATTGACCTACTATTGACTTCGGAAGCAGACACGGTAGCCGATCTTGAATATCTACTGGGGCGGGTGATCACTTTTGATGTAGAAAATCTTTATACTCAAGAACAATACGATATTGTCTTAGATTAA
- a CDS encoding Maf family protein, producing the protein MDIILASGSPRRRELLTSAQLDFSIMSVDADETPLYGELPKDYIERMVASKAAAAIEQLNTSSKSESTELSTFSTSFNKSFIMLTADTIGVLPDGRTVLTKPIDRHHAYSMWQEMSDNTHQVWTAVQATLITPIDDFNNSAGQNATDLINSWDTNSHVAETFRALWQQQIIERTEVTFVPLTVDMMTDYWNSGEPADKAGGYGIQGLAAAWVTRINGSYTNVVGLPLAQTLALIKEASAVVIS; encoded by the coding sequence ATGGATATTATTTTGGCTTCTGGTTCACCGCGGCGTCGCGAGTTACTCACTAGTGCACAGCTGGATTTTAGTATCATGAGTGTTGACGCCGATGAAACCCCTCTCTATGGCGAGCTACCAAAAGATTATATCGAACGTATGGTCGCCAGCAAAGCTGCAGCGGCTATCGAACAGCTAAATACCAGTTCTAAAAGTGAAAGCACTGAATTATCTACATTTTCTACCTCGTTTAATAAGTCATTTATAATGCTAACTGCCGATACCATCGGTGTCTTACCGGATGGCCGAACGGTATTGACCAAACCAATAGATCGCCATCATGCCTACAGTATGTGGCAGGAAATGTCTGATAACACTCACCAAGTATGGACCGCCGTACAAGCGACGCTAATAACACCAATTGACGATTTTAATAACAGTGCGGGGCAGAATGCCACTGATCTTATTAATAGCTGGGATACTAATAGCCATGTTGCAGAAACCTTTAGAGCCCTATGGCAGCAGCAAATTATTGAGCGCACTGAAGTAACCTTTGTGCCATTAACAGTGGATATGATGACAGACTATTGGAACAGCGGTGAACCTGCTGATAAAGCGGGTGGTTATGGCATCCAAGGCTTAGCCGCCGCATGGGTCACTCGGATCAATGGTAGCTATACCAATGTGGTCGGGTTGCCTTTAGCGCAAACACTGGCCTTAATCAAAGAAGCGAGTGCCGTGGTTATAAGTTAG
- the mreD gene encoding rod shape-determining protein MreD, which produces MVHSNSEHSTGLLLFAIILSFVVSSSLNVYPLSPNMATLRPMVMIMVLIFWLLFQPRYVGIFTAFTIGLIADLLMDTRLGHQAFAAVVVALVTKISSTYIKQLDTSAAWLIATLGLLVFQLNLWILQLITQNTLVAQSGASLIMSIISWPLVLLILRKFIY; this is translated from the coding sequence ATGGTGCATTCCAACTCTGAGCACTCAACTGGCTTGTTGCTGTTCGCAATTATCCTAAGTTTCGTGGTTTCTTCATCACTCAATGTCTATCCATTAAGTCCAAATATGGCCACCCTGCGCCCGATGGTGATGATTATGGTGCTGATCTTTTGGTTACTGTTTCAGCCGCGTTATGTTGGTATCTTTACCGCCTTTACTATAGGTCTTATTGCAGACTTACTAATGGACACGCGATTAGGGCATCAAGCCTTTGCCGCTGTAGTGGTCGCGTTGGTAACTAAAATAAGCAGCACTTATATTAAGCAATTGGACACCTCTGCGGCATGGCTAATAGCAACACTAGGATTATTAGTGTTTCAGCTGAACCTATGGATATTACAGCTGATCACCCAAAATACATTGGTAGCTCAGTCAGGGGCATCCTTAATAATGAGCATTATTAGCTGGCCTTTGGTGCTATTAATTTTACGCAAATTTATTTATTAG
- the mreC gene encoding rod shape-determining protein MreC — translation MTPSIFVRQPLSLRKTAIVLIIALILMWFDSKNPEWFQPVRNISHAAMQPIYELSLLPSYAQHWASDSMQSKETLRRENVRLKSQVIHAQAKLQQQDYILAQNARLQGILSTTKPEQFELNLAQVIGTDTSLLKQIVVLNKGAQDGVEVGQTVIDEDGILGQIINVYPNTSRLLLITDEQQSVAVTVKRTGQRAIVTGEGIPTSLRLNYVFKTSDVRVGDELISSGLGGRIPAGYRVGRITYINDTQADNFRTIKVSPAANFVDNSYVLILQDKTVSADSELSSLMSTDKTSTDTTSTDIVTIAPRLHSAG, via the coding sequence ATGACTCCAAGTATTTTTGTACGCCAGCCGCTCTCACTTCGTAAGACTGCTATTGTATTAATAATAGCCTTGATACTGATGTGGTTTGACAGCAAAAATCCAGAATGGTTCCAACCGGTTCGCAATATTAGCCATGCCGCTATGCAGCCTATTTATGAGCTGTCTTTATTACCGAGTTATGCTCAACATTGGGCAAGTGATAGCATGCAATCAAAAGAAACGCTGCGCCGCGAAAATGTACGATTAAAGTCGCAAGTGATTCACGCGCAAGCCAAGCTACAGCAGCAAGATTATATTTTGGCTCAAAACGCGCGCTTGCAAGGTATTTTATCAACCACTAAGCCTGAACAATTTGAGCTCAATTTGGCCCAAGTTATCGGTACCGATACCAGTCTGCTCAAGCAAATCGTCGTGCTTAATAAAGGCGCACAAGATGGGGTAGAAGTTGGGCAGACAGTCATTGATGAAGATGGTATTTTGGGACAAATTATTAATGTTTATCCTAATACCAGTCGTTTATTGCTGATTACTGACGAGCAACAGTCGGTTGCAGTGACTGTTAAGCGTACGGGCCAACGTGCTATTGTCACTGGTGAAGGTATACCGACGTCATTGCGTCTTAACTATGTGTTCAAAACCTCAGATGTGCGGGTCGGTGATGAGCTGATTTCCTCAGGTCTTGGGGGGCGTATTCCAGCAGGTTATCGAGTCGGTCGCATTACCTATATCAATGACACGCAAGCAGATAATTTTAGAACGATCAAAGTGTCGCCAGCGGCTAATTTTGTTGATAATTCTTACGTATTAATTTTACAAGATAAGACAGTAAGTGCGGATAGTGAGTTATCGTCATTAATGTCCACCGACAAGACCAGCACTGATACAACGAGTACTGATATTGTCACTATAGCGCCGCGCTTGCACTCAGCAGGATAA
- a CDS encoding rod shape-determining protein, translating into MLVMNLFGFLSNNIAIDLGTANTLIFIPNKGVVLNEPTVVALRSNRTQNPTVAAVGIDAKQMLGRTPANITAIRPLKDGVIADFEVTQKMLKHFIGKVKAKRFMAQPNVVVCVPCKSTLVERKAIREAVSSAGASKVLLLEEPMAAAIGAGMPVHEASGSMVVDIGGGTTEIAVIALSGCVYAESIRIGGDIFDEAIITHVRRTHGCVIGETTAERIKQEVGSALNEDNSLEVEVRGRSMAEGVPKTFTVNSEEIQKALSDPLSGIISAIKVALEQTPPELSSDIAERGIVLTGGGALLRDLDKLISKETGLPVTVAEDPLTCVSRGGGIALDFINNKSLNMIFV; encoded by the coding sequence ATATTAGTCATGAACCTGTTTGGATTTTTATCAAATAATATCGCAATCGACCTCGGTACTGCTAACACCCTAATCTTTATTCCTAATAAAGGTGTGGTGCTCAACGAGCCAACAGTGGTCGCCCTACGCAGTAATCGCACGCAAAACCCTACGGTAGCGGCGGTTGGTATTGATGCCAAGCAAATGCTTGGGCGTACTCCTGCCAACATTACGGCCATTCGTCCACTAAAAGACGGGGTGATCGCTGACTTTGAAGTAACACAAAAGATGCTCAAGCATTTTATTGGAAAAGTGAAGGCTAAGCGCTTCATGGCCCAGCCTAATGTGGTGGTCTGTGTGCCATGCAAGTCAACCTTAGTTGAGCGTAAAGCCATTCGTGAGGCAGTGTCATCAGCAGGTGCTAGCAAAGTTCTCTTACTAGAAGAACCGATGGCAGCGGCGATTGGTGCCGGCATGCCGGTCCATGAAGCCAGTGGCTCTATGGTCGTCGATATCGGTGGCGGTACCACTGAGATTGCTGTAATCGCATTGTCAGGCTGTGTTTATGCAGAATCAATTCGTATCGGTGGCGATATATTTGATGAAGCCATCATCACTCATGTACGTCGTACTCACGGTTGTGTGATTGGTGAAACCACTGCTGAGCGTATCAAACAAGAGGTAGGCTCAGCGCTTAATGAAGATAACTCGCTAGAAGTGGAAGTTCGTGGTCGTAGCATGGCAGAAGGGGTTCCTAAGACCTTCACGGTCAATTCTGAAGAAATTCAAAAAGCGCTGAGCGATCCCTTAAGCGGTATCATTAGTGCGATAAAAGTAGCTCTTGAACAAACGCCACCTGAACTGTCGTCGGATATTGCTGAACGTGGCATTGTCTTAACTGGTGGTGGTGCGTTACTGCGTGACCTAGACAAGCTGATCTCAAAAGAGACTGGTTTGCCAGTGACTGTCGCTGAAGACCCACTAACTTGTGTCAGTCGTGGCGGCGGTATTGCGCTTGATTTTATTAATAATAAAAGCCTGAATATGATTTTTGTATAA
- the gatC gene encoding Asp-tRNA(Asn)/Glu-tRNA(Gln) amidotransferase subunit GatC, translating into MSEQPSTTDSSVSRHEILEVASLARLGIDENTADSYANDISKILNLMNTLAAVDTTDLTPLANIHEACQDLRADVAKHDINRERNQSVAPAVEQGLYLVPQVIE; encoded by the coding sequence ATGTCCGAGCAACCGTCAACGACTGACAGTAGCGTCAGCCGCCACGAAATCCTAGAAGTTGCCAGCCTAGCGCGGTTGGGTATTGACGAAAATACAGCTGACAGCTACGCCAATGATATCAGCAAGATTTTAAACTTAATGAATACCTTAGCAGCCGTAGATACCACAGATTTAACCCCGTTGGCTAATATTCATGAAGCCTGCCAAGACTTGCGTGCGGATGTTGCCAAGCATGATATCAATCGTGAACGCAATCAATCGGTCGCGCCAGCCGTTGAGCAAGGCTTATACCTAGTACCGCAAGTTATTGAATAG
- the gatA gene encoding Asp-tRNA(Asn)/Glu-tRNA(Gln) amidotransferase subunit GatA, translated as MSELHLLSTQQLITGLQDQQFSSLELTEHYIKRIDALDSKINSFITHTSETARAQAQAADEMRAQGDKRPLLGVPMAHKDIFCTQGVLTTCGSKMLHNFVSPYDATIVTNIARAGMISLGKLNMDEFAMGSDNSSSYYGTVQNPWNLERVPGGSSGGSASAVAAGFIPVATASDTGGSIRQPASFCGLTGIKPTYGRVSRFGMIAYASSLDQAGSLGRSAKDCAYLLQPMVGHDPRDATCIKYDIPDYVQDINDAEAQAGDKPFAGLRIGIAKEYFGKGLNAEVDKVVRAALHKYEELGATIVEVNITDPEITLATYYMLAPAEASSNLSRFDGVRFGYRCENPKDLIDLYTRSRSEGFGPEVQRRILMGTYALSAGYFDAYYIKAQKVRRLIIKDFDDAFANCDVIASPTAPTAAYKLSDNLDPATMYLGDVYTIGVNLAGLPALSQPVGLTSEGLPVGLQLIGQHWQESQLLTTAHLFQQHTDHHLQHSAIAKETV; from the coding sequence ATGTCTGAACTTCATCTATTAAGTACCCAGCAGCTGATTACGGGCTTACAAGACCAACAATTTAGTAGCCTTGAGCTGACCGAACACTATATCAAGCGTATTGACGCTTTAGATAGCAAGATTAATAGCTTTATTACCCATACTTCTGAGACCGCGCGTGCACAAGCGCAGGCAGCAGATGAGATGCGTGCGCAAGGCGATAAGCGTCCACTACTTGGCGTGCCGATGGCGCATAAAGATATCTTTTGTACCCAAGGCGTACTGACCACCTGCGGCTCTAAAATGCTGCATAATTTTGTCTCACCTTATGACGCGACTATTGTGACCAATATTGCTAGGGCCGGCATGATTAGTCTCGGCAAGCTCAATATGGATGAGTTCGCGATGGGCTCAGACAATAGCAGCTCTTATTATGGCACAGTGCAGAATCCATGGAATCTTGAGCGCGTGCCTGGCGGCTCATCCGGTGGTAGCGCATCAGCAGTAGCAGCAGGATTTATTCCAGTTGCGACCGCTAGTGATACTGGTGGCTCTATTCGTCAGCCCGCTTCGTTTTGTGGTTTGACCGGTATTAAGCCTACTTATGGCCGAGTCTCGCGTTTTGGTATGATTGCCTATGCCTCAAGTCTGGATCAAGCCGGCAGCCTAGGTCGTAGCGCCAAAGATTGCGCTTATCTATTACAGCCTATGGTCGGCCATGACCCACGCGATGCCACTTGTATTAAATACGACATCCCCGACTACGTGCAAGATATCAACGATGCCGAAGCGCAAGCAGGCGATAAGCCATTCGCAGGTCTGCGTATCGGAATTGCCAAAGAGTATTTCGGTAAGGGACTAAATGCCGAAGTCGATAAGGTGGTGCGCGCGGCATTACATAAGTATGAGGAACTTGGTGCGACGATTGTCGAAGTGAATATCACTGACCCTGAAATCACCCTGGCGACTTACTATATGCTAGCACCCGCCGAAGCCTCTTCAAACTTATCGCGCTTCGATGGCGTGCGTTTTGGTTATCGCTGTGAAAATCCAAAGGACTTAATCGACTTATACACGCGCTCACGCTCTGAAGGCTTTGGCCCTGAAGTACAACGCCGGATCTTGATGGGGACTTATGCTCTATCAGCCGGTTATTTTGATGCTTACTATATTAAAGCTCAAAAAGTACGCCGCTTAATCATCAAAGACTTCGATGACGCTTTTGCCAACTGTGATGTGATTGCCAGCCCAACGGCACCAACCGCCGCTTATAAACTTAGCGACAACTTAGATCCCGCCACCATGTATCTGGGCGACGTTTATACCATTGGGGTTAACTTAGCCGGTTTGCCTGCGCTCAGCCAACCAGTTGGCCTGACCTCTGAAGGGTTGCCTGTTGGTCTCCAGTTGATCGGACAGCATTGGCAAGAGAGCCAACTGCTGACTACCGCGCATCTGTTCCAGCAGCATACCGATCATCATTTACAACACTCTGCCATCGCTAAGGAGACGGTATAA